Proteins from a genomic interval of Streptococcus oralis:
- a CDS encoding DUF5960 family protein, which translates to MNRKELYDDKLQLDYFSDSYLRFESDFYKYSALDIPLTFITDDILRTMAMSQKHYFKLDKSKSLDGRDHYFVFSIKMNKDSSGIRQYEYQRHCFSL; encoded by the coding sequence ATGAATCGTAAAGAATTATATGACGATAAATTGCAGCTAGATTATTTTTCTGATTCTTATTTACGATTTGAGTCAGATTTTTACAAGTATTCTGCTTTAGATATACCATTAACATTTATTACCGATGATATTTTACGCACAATGGCTATGTCTCAAAAACATTATTTTAAACTTGACAAAAGTAAATCTTTAGACGGTCGGGACCATTACTTTGTTTTTTCTATCAAGATGAATAAAGATAGTAGTGGGATTAGGCAGTATGAATATCAGAGACATTGCTTTAGTTTATGA
- the pezT gene encoding type II toxin-antitoxin system toxin PezT: MEIQDYTGSEFKHALARNLRSLTRGKKSSKQPIAILLGGQSGAGKTTIHRIKQKEFQGNIVILDGDSFRSQHPHYSGLQQEYGKDSVEYTKDFAGKMVESLVTELSHLGYNLLIEGTLRTIDVPKKTAQLLKSRGYEVQLALIATKPKLSYLSTLIRYEELYAINPNQARATPKEHHDFIVNHLVDNTRQLEELAIFERIQIYQRDRSCVYDSKENTTSAATVLHDLLFGEWNQVEKEMLKSGEERLKDLTN; encoded by the coding sequence ATGGAAATCCAAGATTATACTGGTAGTGAATTCAAACATGCTCTAGCACGGAATCTTCGTTCACTGACAAGAGGAAAAAAGTCCAGTAAGCAACCTATAGCAATTTTGCTTGGAGGGCAAAGTGGTGCTGGTAAGACTACAATTCATCGTATTAAACAGAAAGAATTTCAAGGAAATATTGTTATCTTAGATGGTGATAGTTTTCGTTCTCAGCATCCACACTATTCAGGACTGCAGCAAGAATATGGCAAAGATAGTGTAGAATACACCAAAGATTTTGCAGGGAAAATGGTAGAGTCTTTAGTAACAGAATTGAGTCATTTGGGATACAATCTTTTGATAGAGGGAACTTTACGAACGATTGATGTTCCAAAGAAAACAGCACAACTCTTGAAAAGTAGGGGATATGAAGTACAATTAGCCTTGATTGCGACAAAGCCTAAGCTGTCCTATCTGAGCACCCTTATCCGATATGAAGAACTATACGCTATCAATCCAAATCAAGCACGTGCAACTCCAAAAGAACATCATGATTTCATTGTAAATCATCTAGTTGATAATACACGGCAATTGGAAGAACTAGCTATCTTTGAAAGAATTCAAATTTACCAACGAGATAGAAGTTGTGTATATGATTCAAAAGAAAATACAACTTCAGCAGCAACCGTTCTTCATGATTTACTATTTGGAGAATGGAATCAAGTGGAGAAAGAGATGCTTAAATCTGGAGAAGAAAGATTGAAAGATTTAACTAATTGA
- a CDS encoding Y-family DNA polymerase, with the protein MTWFDYSLEPKSDVAFIDMKSFYASVECVDRGLHPLKTSLCVMSRADNSAGLILASSPMFKKVFGKSNVGRSYDLPFDVKTRKFSYYNAKKQGLPTTIDYVRFIEEWAKSTVIVPPRMDTYIAVNMEIQKIFQDFAAPDDIYPYSIDEGFIDLTSSLNYFVPDKSISRKDKLDIISAAIQKKIWRKTGIYSTVGMSNANPLLAKLALDNEAKKTPTMRANWSYEDIEKKVWAIPKMTDFWGIGNRMEKRLHNLSIFSIKELAQANPDLIKKELGIMGLELWFHANGIDESNVHKPYKPKSKGIGNSQVLPRDYVKQRDIEIILREMAEQVAVRLRRAGKKATVVSIHLGYSKVEQKRSIHTQMKIEPTNQTALLTNYVLKLFNTKYTSGAIRNVAVNYSGLVDESFGLISLFDDIEKIEKEERLQSAIDAIRTEFGFTSLLKGNALDQASRTIARSKLIGGHSAGGLDGLK; encoded by the coding sequence ATGACTTGGTTTGATTATAGTCTCGAACCAAAGAGTGACGTTGCATTTATTGATATGAAATCTTTTTACGCAAGTGTAGAGTGTGTCGATAGAGGCTTACATCCACTTAAGACTTCGCTTTGTGTTATGAGTCGTGCAGATAATTCTGCCGGGTTAATCCTTGCTTCCTCTCCTATGTTTAAAAAGGTCTTTGGAAAATCAAACGTTGGACGTTCCTATGATTTACCATTTGATGTAAAAACTAGGAAGTTCTCTTACTATAACGCTAAGAAGCAAGGTTTACCGACAACGATTGATTATGTGCGTTTTATTGAGGAATGGGCAAAATCAACTGTGATTGTTCCTCCGAGAATGGATACTTATATAGCAGTCAATATGGAAATTCAAAAAATCTTTCAAGATTTTGCGGCACCAGACGATATTTATCCTTATTCAATTGATGAAGGATTTATTGATTTAACAAGTTCATTAAATTATTTTGTGCCAGATAAAAGTATTAGTCGGAAAGATAAATTAGATATTATCTCGGCTGCTATTCAAAAAAAGATTTGGAGAAAAACAGGAATCTATTCAACGGTAGGTATGTCTAACGCCAATCCCTTATTAGCTAAGTTGGCACTTGATAATGAAGCTAAAAAGACTCCGACAATGAGAGCTAATTGGTCCTATGAGGATATAGAAAAGAAAGTATGGGCTATTCCTAAAATGACAGATTTCTGGGGAATTGGAAATAGAATGGAGAAGAGATTACATAATCTAAGTATCTTTTCGATTAAAGAATTGGCACAGGCTAATCCTGACTTGATTAAAAAAGAGCTTGGGATTATGGGACTAGAGTTGTGGTTTCACGCTAATGGTATTGATGAAAGTAATGTTCATAAACCTTATAAGCCGAAGTCAAAAGGGATAGGGAACTCTCAAGTTTTACCTAGAGATTATGTCAAACAAAGAGATATTGAAATTATACTTCGTGAAATGGCAGAACAAGTTGCAGTTAGATTGAGAAGAGCTGGTAAAAAAGCGACTGTGGTTTCTATACACTTAGGATATTCTAAAGTAGAACAGAAACGATCTATTCATACTCAAATGAAGATTGAACCGACCAATCAAACAGCATTACTGACAAATTACGTTTTAAAGTTATTTAACACTAAATATACTTCAGGAGCTATTAGGAATGTTGCGGTTAACTATTCTGGTTTAGTAGATGAATCCTTTGGATTGATTTCATTATTTGATGATATTGAGAAAATAGAAAAAGAAGAAAGGCTCCAGTCCGCAATCGATGCTATTCGAACAGAATTTGGTTTTACTTCACTATTGAAAGGAAATGCTCTGGATCAGGCTTCTAGAACAATTGCAAGAAGTAAACTCATTGGTGGTCATTCAGCTGGAGGATTAGATGGGCTAAAATGA
- a CDS encoding toprim domain-containing protein, with amino-acid sequence MEIEECKQISILDVANRLGISFKQVSSSVYEHPEHDSFRIFSTTNTFKWFSRDIQGDVIDFVRLVKGISFREALSFLSEEPFQKGIVQEKRERPFYYPLKSIEDSDCRLTRYYLTECRGISEEIVQKMIQQGLITQASWKTNETVEPVIVFKSLDHRHKLQAASLQGIYKNHSLPRERLKTILKGSHGHIGISFDIGKPNRLVFCESFVDLMSYYELHQQSLSDVRLVSMEGLKRSIVAYQTLRLIAEENQKLEFLDTVIPSKLLPLINTIRDTTSYFDNHPDLLTLAVDCDDAGKEFSDKLSQSGFPVLLDLPDNESGKEKRDWNDVLRENKSDLQLMLESAKETFGNQPVRQTSQCLEL; translated from the coding sequence ATGGAAATAGAAGAATGTAAGCAAATTTCAATTCTTGATGTAGCCAATCGTTTAGGTATCTCCTTTAAACAAGTTTCGAGCAGTGTATATGAACATCCTGAACACGATTCATTTCGGATTTTTTCAACTACTAATACTTTTAAATGGTTTTCAAGAGATATTCAAGGTGATGTTATTGATTTTGTTCGCCTAGTTAAAGGAATTTCTTTTAGAGAAGCTCTATCTTTTCTTTCTGAAGAACCTTTTCAAAAAGGCATTGTTCAAGAAAAAAGAGAGAGACCATTTTATTATCCTTTAAAGTCAATAGAAGATTCTGACTGTCGTTTGACCAGATATTACTTAACAGAATGTAGAGGAATCTCAGAAGAAATCGTACAAAAGATGATTCAACAAGGTCTGATTACACAAGCCAGTTGGAAAACAAATGAAACAGTTGAACCTGTTATTGTTTTTAAAAGTTTGGATCATCGTCACAAACTGCAGGCGGCAAGCCTACAAGGGATTTATAAGAATCACTCTCTTCCTAGAGAGAGGCTGAAAACGATTCTAAAAGGAAGCCATGGACATATTGGAATATCCTTTGATATTGGTAAACCAAATAGACTGGTCTTTTGTGAATCGTTCGTCGACTTGATGAGCTATTACGAGCTTCATCAACAAAGTCTATCTGATGTTCGTTTGGTATCTATGGAAGGATTAAAAAGGTCTATTGTTGCTTATCAAACTTTACGACTGATAGCTGAAGAAAATCAGAAGTTGGAATTTTTGGATACAGTAATACCTTCAAAGTTATTGCCTTTAATCAATACAATTCGTGATACCACCAGCTATTTTGATAATCATCCTGATTTATTGACACTTGCGGTAGATTGTGATGATGCAGGTAAAGAATTTTCTGATAAGTTATCTCAATCAGGATTTCCTGTTTTACTGGATTTGCCTGATAATGAATCTGGGAAAGAAAAACGAGACTGGAATGATGTCCTTAGAGAAAACAAATCAGATTTACAATTGATGCTTGAGTCTGCAAAAGAGACATTTGGGAATCAGCCAGTAAGACAAACCTCTCAATGTTTAGAATTGTGA
- a CDS encoding DUF5945 family protein, producing MTKDWNFNQPLESKSENQEYPDKIAALFGNHQGGNDVNYEAAFQKRKQAPVTESNPSFKPKVTEVRTGKETDITTSYQQHLKRLIADNNSDIQSSQKKIEELHTLIDTKNKDNKKLQSIYDAISELH from the coding sequence ATGACAAAAGATTGGAATTTTAATCAACCATTAGAAAGTAAATCAGAAAATCAAGAATATCCAGATAAAATTGCGGCCTTATTTGGAAATCATCAAGGAGGTAATGATGTAAATTATGAAGCAGCTTTTCAAAAGCGCAAACAAGCACCTGTAACGGAATCAAATCCTAGTTTTAAACCCAAAGTTACAGAGGTTAGAACAGGAAAAGAGACAGATATCACTACAAGTTATCAGCAACATCTTAAAAGACTTATTGCGGATAACAATAGTGATATTCAAAGCAGTCAAAAGAAAATTGAAGAGCTACATACTTTGATTGACACTAAGAATAAAGACAATAAGAAATTGCAGTCCATTTATGATGCGATTTCCGAATTACACTAA
- the pezA gene encoding type II toxin-antitoxin system antitoxin PezA: protein MIGKNIKSLRKTHDLTQLEFARIVGISRNSLSRYENGTSSVSTELIDIICQKFNVSYVDIVGEDKMLNPVEDYELTLKIEIVKERGANLLSRLYRYQDSQGISIDDESNPWILMSDDLSDLIHTNIYLVENFDEIERYSGYLDGIERMLEMSEKRMVA from the coding sequence ATGATTGGAAAGAACATAAAATCCTTACGTAAAACACATGACTTAACACAACTCGAATTTGCACGGATTGTAGGTATTTCACGAAATAGTCTGAGTCGTTATGAAAATGGAACGAGTTCAGTCTCTACCGAATTAATAGACATCATTTGTCAGAAGTTTAATGTATCTTATGTCGATATTGTAGGAGAAGATAAAATGCTCAATCCTGTTGAAGATTATGAATTGACTTTAAAAATTGAAATTGTGAAAGAAAGAGGTGCTAATCTATTATCTCGACTCTATCGTTATCAAGATAGTCAGGGAATTAGTATTGATGATGAATCTAATCCTTGGATTTTAATGAGTGATGATCTATCTGACTTGATTCATACGAATATCTATTTAGTAGAAAATTTTGATGAAATTGAGAGGTATAGCGGCTATTTGGATGGAATTGAACGTATGTTAGAGATGTCTGAAAAACGGATGGTAGCCTAA
- a CDS encoding DUF5965 family protein: MTIIERLEEKVTRQESKVARETEKLAAYKEQLETAMFATFKRRQSISHMSFEEALDHAFGKERQFDDSESRKDEMSE; the protein is encoded by the coding sequence ATGACCATAATCGAACGCTTAGAAGAAAAGGTCACTAGGCAAGAAAGTAAGGTAGCAAGAGAGACAGAAAAACTAGCTGCTTACAAAGAACAACTGGAGACAGCGATGTTTGCGACGTTCAAAAGGCGTCAAAGCATCAGTCACATGAGTTTTGAAGAAGCTCTTGACCATGCCTTTGGTAAAGAAAGACAATTCGATGATTCTGAATCTAGAAAGGATGAAATGAGTGAATGA
- a CDS encoding LexA family transcriptional regulator yields MFSPTKLKRKRESQGLSQSQLASSLGISRASYFNWESGKTKPNQNNLSKLSEILNVDLRYFESEYEIVEIYLKLTERNQEATLHYATELLNKQNAKVVDIPQRFAYKIYEKLSAGIGTAYFDDGNYDTVYFDHQFDYDFASWVFGNSMEPTYENGSVALIKQTGFDYDGAIYAIDWDGQTYIKKVYREENGLRLVSLNRNYSDKFAPYDENPRIIGKIVGNFMPLED; encoded by the coding sequence ATGTTTTCACCTACTAAATTAAAAAGAAAAAGAGAAAGTCAAGGATTATCTCAATCTCAACTTGCATCCAGTTTGGGAATTAGTAGAGCCTCATACTTTAATTGGGAATCAGGTAAAACAAAGCCTAATCAAAACAATTTAAGCAAATTGAGTGAGATTTTGAATGTAGATCTTCGATATTTTGAATCAGAGTATGAAATAGTTGAAATCTATCTCAAACTAACGGAAAGGAATCAAGAAGCAACACTTCATTATGCTACAGAATTGTTGAACAAACAGAATGCAAAGGTTGTAGACATTCCTCAGCGTTTTGCCTATAAGATCTACGAAAAATTATCAGCTGGTATAGGAACAGCTTATTTTGATGATGGTAATTACGATACAGTTTACTTCGATCATCAATTTGATTATGATTTTGCATCGTGGGTGTTTGGTAATTCAATGGAACCGACATATGAAAATGGTTCGGTAGCCCTTATTAAGCAAACGGGATTTGATTATGACGGGGCTATCTATGCGATAGATTGGGATGGTCAAACCTATATTAAGAAAGTGTATCGTGAAGAAAATGGGCTTCGATTAGTTTCACTCAATCGGAACTATTCAGATAAGTTTGCGCCTTATGATGAGAATCCTCGTATCATAGGGAAAATCGTTGGAAACTTTATGCCTTTAGAGGATTGA